The Arachidicoccus terrestris genome includes the window TATCATTATTTGGGCAGATATAACAAACCGATGATGCATAGAATCCATACACAAAAAACTGCGCTACCCAACCGTTGCCGTACCGGGCTGTCAACTATGTCTGCAGTGACGACGGTATGGGGCTATCGGCACCTATATGCCTGCCTGTTGAGTATATGGATGCTCTTTCCGGTACTTAATGTCTTAAATGCCCAAACATACAAAATAAATAAATATGGTTTGAAAGTAATTGAAGATATTAAAGGGTACCGTACAAGAGTTAAAACCTATCCTAATTTGATACTCGAGCCATTGGCAGGCTTCGTCCCACACCTGAAAACTGATTTTGTGTACGCTACGCCACGTAATTTTACAGGTACAGTTCTTTACGAGGCGCCGGCAGCATATCTCAGGAGACCGGCAGCCATAGCTCTGAAAAAGATAGCTGTCCGTTTAGAAAAAATGGGATATGGCCTCCTGGTCTATGACGCCTATCGACCTTATAGTGTTACTGTCAAGATGTGGAAAGTGGTACCGGATGACCGCTATGCCGCTGACCCTCGGCATGGCAGTGGCCATAACAGAGGGCTCTCGGTTGACCTTACCCTGTATGACCTTATAACCGGTAAGACAGTTCCGATGCCAACGCCGTTTGATGATTTTACCCAGAAAGCGCATCAGGATTATAAGGATTTACCCTATAAAGTTTTGAAAAACAGGGAGTTGTTAAAAAAGGTGATGATGGAAGGTGGGTTCAAACCGTTGAGAACGGAATGGTGGCATTTTTCCTATCCAGGTAGTAATAACCTATATTATTTAATGGACCTGCCTTTTGATGCTCTTTAAACCTGCTGCTGCGATAAGCATCTAATTTTAGCGGTTAAACTAACAGATGTTCAAAAGTTTTTTTGAATATAGCGCAGGGGCGCCTATCTTTGGCAACCTTACCCTGGTTAAAGTTAATCCGGGTTGTTTTTTTGCTTATAGCGGCTAAACGGCAGTACAATGTAATAGCCCGTTTATATCAATCAAACAATAACAATTATTATATCTAAACCAATCAAAGAGAACAATGAAAAGAACGTTTCTTTCAGCTTTTGCGGTGCTCCTGACGGTATCCATGGCTACTGCGCAAGTGAACCTGGTTAACAAAGCGAGTGAAAATGCAACAGATGCTGCAAAACAAGGATTCCAGTTTACAAACGTGATTGATCTTTCAACCACTCCTGTTGAGAATCAAGGCTCTTCCGGCACTTGTTGGAGTTATTCTGCTAATTCCTTCCTGGAATCAGAAATGATCAAAAACGGCCAGGCACCTATTCACCTTTCCAAAATCTATACAGTCCGTCAGGCTTATATGGAAAAGGCCAATGCTTATGTGCTGATGCAGGGTGGTCTGAACTGGGGAGATGGCGGTGAAGGGCATGATGTGATTAATATGTATGCTAAATACGGAACACTGCCAGAATCAGTCTATACAGGTTTGGTTCATGGGAAAAAGATTAATCATTTCGGTCCAATGCAAAAGAAACTGAAAGCATTACTGGATTCTGTAATCGCTATTAAAGGACAGATCGATCCGGCTGCCTGGAAGGCCGAATTCAAAAAGATCCTGGATGATAGTCTGGGTGCCGTGCCTGAGTCTTTTCAATATAACGGTAAGACATATACCCCGGAAACCTTCGCTAAAGAAGTCGCTCATCTTGATGCAAATAATTACGTAGAGTTTATTTCTCAGACTTCGACACCATATTATCAGAAAGCGATGATGATGGCCTCTGATAACTGGGCTTATCAGTGGGATTACAACATCACGCCTAAAGACATGACTGATATTATTGATAATGCCCTGAAAAATGGTTATACAGTAGGCTGGGGTGCGGATGTTTCTGAGCCTTATTTTAGCTGGCCAAACGGCGTGGCTTTTGTACCTCAAAATGCCCAGGCATTAGAGGGTAAAAAGCTGACCCGTGATGAGAAGGCTGCCATTTATAACGGTGACCGCACAGAATTGAATGTGACTCCTGAACTGCGCCAAAAAGGTCTGGAAGATTACACAACTACTGATGATCATGGTATGCATATCGTTGGAATGGCTAAAGACCAGGATGGCAAAGAGTTTTATATTGTAAAGAATTCATGGGGAACCAAAAACGATTACAAAGGTTTCCTATATGTGTCCAAAGCCTATGTTCAGTATAAGACCACTTCTATGCTGGTGAATAAAAAGGCAGTGCCTAAAGGACTAGCAAAGAAAATGTCCTTATAATTAAATTGTGGCAGTGGAATCATAATTGAAATTGGTGTACATCTTTTTCAATTTTAAAAGATAAGGCCTGTTGTGATATATTTCGCGGCAGGCCTTGCCTTTTTATGGCAACTAGATACAA containing:
- a CDS encoding M15 family metallopeptidase — its product is MMHRIHTQKTALPNRCRTGLSTMSAVTTVWGYRHLYACLLSIWMLFPVLNVLNAQTYKINKYGLKVIEDIKGYRTRVKTYPNLILEPLAGFVPHLKTDFVYATPRNFTGTVLYEAPAAYLRRPAAIALKKIAVRLEKMGYGLLVYDAYRPYSVTVKMWKVVPDDRYAADPRHGSGHNRGLSVDLTLYDLITGKTVPMPTPFDDFTQKAHQDYKDLPYKVLKNRELLKKVMMEGGFKPLRTEWWHFSYPGSNNLYYLMDLPFDAL
- a CDS encoding C1 family peptidase, whose translation is MKRTFLSAFAVLLTVSMATAQVNLVNKASENATDAAKQGFQFTNVIDLSTTPVENQGSSGTCWSYSANSFLESEMIKNGQAPIHLSKIYTVRQAYMEKANAYVLMQGGLNWGDGGEGHDVINMYAKYGTLPESVYTGLVHGKKINHFGPMQKKLKALLDSVIAIKGQIDPAAWKAEFKKILDDSLGAVPESFQYNGKTYTPETFAKEVAHLDANNYVEFISQTSTPYYQKAMMMASDNWAYQWDYNITPKDMTDIIDNALKNGYTVGWGADVSEPYFSWPNGVAFVPQNAQALEGKKLTRDEKAAIYNGDRTELNVTPELRQKGLEDYTTTDDHGMHIVGMAKDQDGKEFYIVKNSWGTKNDYKGFLYVSKAYVQYKTTSMLVNKKAVPKGLAKKMSL